The DNA region CCGGGGGTTACAGCTGCGTCGAAAGGAAGGAGGAAGCTTAGCTGGTGTTGCGGGGAAACTGGGTGCAAAGCCCAGATCCTCTGTGGCAAGGCTGTACTGGAGGAGCATAAGGCAGAGAGCACAGAAACCGCTAGCCGAGAACCCTGCTGTTTAGGATGGACGAGGATGGCATTTCGTGTTCTGGTTCTCCTTGTAAGCTGCGGTTTCTAATCTTGCAGctgtttgtctttttaaaagcAGACCGTAAAACTTGCTAAACTAAGCTTTGCTTGTTTTCACTGCAAAACCTGTCCTGTACTTAAAGACAGGGAAGTTGGGGAACTCGCAGCTTGTCTCTACAGCGGTGATGTGACACAGAAGGGCGGGCAGGTGTCCGCACAGGCCTGCAGCGCCAAAACCACGAGAGGGGAAcgggggaaggcacgctgacagTCTCAGAGTCAGGGTGGGGGACTTCGCCGTGGGTTGCTAGGTCTGGAGGAGAAAACCCATGCCTCGTAGCTGCGAAGGGCTGTGGGGAAGCAGCGAAGCGCCTCTGGGGCCTGTGCAAACGCCGTGTCTGTGCAGATATGGAGGTGCTGTACTGGAAGCAGCTGAAGGAGCGGTTTGCTGCGCAGAGGAAGCTGCAGCGGAGAATGGTAAGgaggcagcggcgccggggcagggcggaGGGGGGTGCGAGGGGAAGAGCTCGCCTGGCTCCGGGTGCGCTTAGCTGAGCTGCGGCTCTGCCCGCCTGCGCGCAGGGGCAGATGCGGCGCCCGTGTCGGGACCGTGGAGCAGGGGGGGCTCCGGGCTCAGTGCTGCTCCCTGGGCGCCGTCGTGCTGCGAACCCAGCAGGGCCGCTCACGGGGAGCCGCTGCAGGCCCTGGGAGCGGGGGCAGATGCCTGGCACGCTCAGGGATGctcttcctccaggagccgctgCTGGCGCTGCCACTGCAGCACCGGCTGGCAGCaggggctgaggaggagctgaACGCGCTGGAAGAGGAGCGCGGGGACGACTACGATGAAGAAGCAGGTACTTCTGAAAATCGCAGAGCCGGGCCAGTGGTCTGGCCCTCTGTCCTGCTCTGCTGCCTCAGCGCTTGCGGCTGCCAGACCCTCGTGACCGCTGGCTCTTGAGACGGGGCCGGCCCCGGAGCGGCAGCAGGAACGGGCACGCTGCGCCGCCCGGCTCGCAGCTGGAGCCGCGCTGGAGCCAGCAGGCGTGGGGCGAACCTGGGAGTGTTCCCAGGTGTCCTGAGCAGGGTCTCTCCGTCCTGGCAGATGACTTTGGGGAGCATGAAGATATCCAGCCCGAGGCCCCGGAGGAGCTGGTCGAAGGAGCCATGGGTGAGGTGCCCACGGGGGACGCGGGACGAGCCCTCTTCCCTCAGCTCAGGCCACGCGGCCTCAGTGCCACAGCCAGGACCCACCGTGAGCCAAAGGCTGCAGTGTGTCCTGAGCAACTGGTGGGCGCTGGGAGCCTCCCAGCACGTCCTGCCCTGCAGGATGGCCCGTGCGTCCCCAGGGGTGGcatcgctgcctggagctgtgccCAGCCGGGGGCACAAACTCTCCCCCGTGGGAGCACCCCCCCTTTCCTCGCTCGGCGTGCCTGGGCGCGATGGGGCAGGCTGCACGGTGATGCTTCGCCCTCTTGCAGGCCCCTGCGATTTGGACTCGCCGAGCTACgaggagctggtgaggaggaacgTGGTACGTAGCCATGCCCCTGCTGCCTCCGGCAGCGTGCCCACTCCGGGATAGCCGCTGGCTCTGCCACTGGTGCCGtgcctcggggcggggggagctcgGCGGGGGCGCCCGTGCCAGACCCAGGAGCAAAGCACGCTGCGAGGGCAGCGGGGCGACACCATgggaggctgctggtggctccctgTTCCCTGCGTCCCTCTCCGCCCGCAGGAGCTGTTCATCGCCAACTCCCAGAAGTACGCGCAGGAGACGGTGCTGTCCCGGCACATCCGGGACTGGGAGGAGAAGATGGGGccgctgctgcaggagcaggtgcgTTGCGGCACGCCGACCTCCCCCGTCCTCAGTCCCGCTGGAAAGGGGCATGGGGCGGGAGCGCCTCTCTCCTGGTACCATGCTGCGCTTGTGCTGGTGCCCTCCCACACCCCAGCACAGGGGCGCAGCGCTCCCGTGGCGCTGGAGCAACGCGGGACGCTCCCGGACCCGTAACGTGTGTGGGAAGCCCGAGGCTCTGCCCAACCCCGCTTCTTCCCCGCAGGAGGAGCGAGCGGCCTTCGATATCCACCGCTACGGGGACCAGCTGGCGTCCTGCTTCGGTGGCGTGGGCGAGTGGCGCTCCTTCGCCAGCCTGGTGGCCGGCAAGCCCGACTTCGAGGTGTGCCGGTACATGCTGGCCTCGCTGCAGCTGGTAAGTGCGGAGAGGGCGGCGGGCGCCTGCCCTGCGCCGTCCCCCCGCAGCCCGCCCTCACCCGCTGCTCCCTTCCCAGGCCAACGACTACTCGGTGGAGATCTCCCAGCAGCCGGGCCTGGAGGAGGCGGTGGACACCATGCGGCTGCGGCTCCTCACCCAGGAGCGCGCGCACGAGCGGTTCCGCACCTACAAGGCTCCCTCCGTCTCCGAGTGAGCGCGCCGGCCCGGCCCACCTCGCCCTGTACATACCCCCGTCCTGTACAGCTGCCCtcgcgccgcccccggcacgccaGGGCCCCCCCTCGGCCCCTCGTGCTGCCCCCGGCACGCCAGGGCCCCCCCTCGGCCCCTCGCACGGTCGCAGCAATAAAGCCCTGGTGACTTTTGGTACAGGCGCTCGTGTCGTGGGGGCGGGAGGGTTGCAGTGgggggctgctccctgcagaTACAGCCacctgcctccccccccggcccccaaaCTGCCCGGTGCGCGCAGGGCTCGACCCCTGCTGCGGCCGCGTGTCCCTCCCCACCTGCCTGCCCCCGCCTGGGGCAGCGCAGCGGCACAGCTGGGGGAAAAGTccttttccctggggctgggcagacgcctccttcccctcctgtctGCCCTGGgggtgctccctgctgccccccaggCCAGCCCCCTCGCAGCCCACGGGACACGGGCAGCAGCAGTGCACACCACGAGCCTTTATTGCCCTGGCGCTGGCTGGCGCTCAGCTGAGGAGCGACTCGTAGGTCTCCATGTGGTGCCGGACGCTCTGGGCGATCTTGGCGTCCGTCTTGCCGCGGTTGTAGTAGTCCAGGAAAAGCCCGTCGGGGCCGAGCAGGTAGATGATGACGGTGTGGTCCACGATGTAGTCGTCGTCCTCGTCCTTGGGGCCGGCGCTGTAGTAGACGCGGTAGGCCTTGCCCGCCTCCCGCACCTGCTCGGGGCTGCCCGTCAGCCCCAGCAGCCGTGGGTGGAAGTCCCGCACGTAGCGGGCCACCGCCGCCACGTCGTCCCGCTCGGGGTCCACCGTGATGAAGAGGGGCTGGACGCGGGGCAGGGCCGGGTCCCGGTCCAGCAGCTCCACCACGCGGCTCAGCTTCTCCAGCTCGTCAGGACAGATGTCGGGGCAGTGGGTGAAGCCGAAGTAGAgcagcacccactgccccaggAAGTCGGCCTTGGTGCGGGGCCGCCCCGTGTGGTCCAGCAGCTGGAAGTTGCCCTGCCCGATTGACAGCTTCTTCAGCTCCTGCAGCCGCCGCAGCTTCCGCTGCTGCTCCTTCTGGGCGCGCAGGTAGAGCCAGCCGGCCAGCGCCGCGCCCCCGATGCCCGCCGTCACCAGCAGCCGCGGCCCCAgcgccagccgccccgcgccggcggccccAGATAGGCGGCGTGGGGTGGCCCCGTGGCTTGGTGGGCCCGGCGGTGGCCCCAGGGCGGCCCAGAGcccccggccggggccgcggggcggcaggCAGCGCCTGTGCAGCAGGGCCCGGGCCATGGCGGCCAGGCTGCGGAGAGGTGGAGGCTGGGGCAGGGCCGCGGGGCAGGGCCCTGCCGACCCCTCACCTGCCCCTTCACCTCCTCGTGCCCCTTCACCTCCTCGTGCCCCTTGACCCCTGCCCTTTCACCTCCTGGTGTCCTTTGACACCCACCCTTTCACCTCCTCGTGCCCCTTGACTCCTGCCCCTTGACCTCCTGGTGTCCCTTCACCTCCTGGTGCCCCTTGACCCCCCTGCCCcttcacctcctgctgccccttgACCCCCCTCCCTTTCACCTCCTGATGCCCCTTGACTcctgctccttcacctcctggTGCCCTTtgcccccgccccagcgcccTTTGACCCCCCTCTTGTTGTCCCTGCTCCTGCGGGCGCCCTTTATcccccagccccgccgctgccccctgctccgccccgtcccgccgctGCCCTCTGACCCCGCCGCTGCCCTCTGACCCCGCTGACCTTCGCCCCGTGGCACCCGGCCGCGTCCCTccgcgccgcgtccctccgcgcGCACCTGCACCCGGAAGTGACCCGCGCGGGCCGTCGGGGCGGGGCGCGCTCTGCGCACGCGCGCCAGCGAGCCCGGGCGCGACGAGCCCGGCTCATGCGCATtccaacatcccccccccccacacacacacacacctcccgcggcgacggcggcggcaccgcgcatgcgccgccccCTCGGCACCGCCCCCTCGGCACCGCCCaacgccgccgcgggggggcgcGACCCCGACCCGGGCCGTGACCCCGGGGAGGCAACATGGCGGCGGCGCGCTCCAGGCTGGCGGCTTTATTGCCGGgccggggggtcccggtgcccggAGCCCGTAGCtcacagcggcggcggcggcggccgggcccctcAGCTGGGCAGGACGAGCTCGGCGACGCGGGGGCCCGGCCGGAAGGGCTCGGCCTCGCAGAGGGCCAAGGCGTCCTGCAGGGCCCGGCGCTGCGCGTCGCCCAGCCCCGCGCCGTCGTGGTGCACGCGCAGCCAGGGCTGGCCTGCGGGAGAGGCGGGCTGGCACGGCGGCACGGCGGAggggcccccccgggacccccctccCTGCGCCCCCTCACCTGGCTGCaggcgctgccccacggccaccagCAGCTCGGCGCCCACGCGCGGGTTGATGGCGTCGCCCGCCCGCCTCCGCCCGGCGCCCAGCTCGTGCAGCACGCGGGCCAGCGGCAGCGCCTCCACCTGCCGCACCGTGCCTGCCCGCC from Apteryx mantelli isolate bAptMan1 chromosome 1, bAptMan1.hap1, whole genome shotgun sequence includes:
- the SCO2 gene encoding protein SCO2 homolog, mitochondrial, which produces MARALLHRRCLPPRGPGRGLWAALGPPPGPPSHGATPRRLSGAAGAGRLALGPRLLVTAGIGGAALAGWLYLRAQKEQQRKLRRLQELKKLSIGQGNFQLLDHTGRPRTKADFLGQWVLLYFGFTHCPDICPDELEKLSRVVELLDRDPALPRVQPLFITVDPERDDVAAVARYVRDFHPRLLGLTGSPEQVREAGKAYRVYYSAGPKDEDDDYIVDHTVIIYLLGPDGLFLDYYNRGKTDAKIAQSVRHHMETYESLLS